ATGAAAGGTCGTTATGAATGCGGGCACAATCATGACAATTGCAATCATATTTCGGACATAATTATGCATTTTATCTCTTCTTCCTCCTTCTGAAAATGCCCAATAAGCCAAATAAGGAGCGGAATATTTGTTCCGCAAAAGCGCTTCGTTAGTTGTATAGAAATGATTTTTACATTTCACCTATTCCGTGGGCAAGAATACTAAATAACAAACTTATCGTTGTTAAGCCAGCAACTGGAATAGCAAAATATTTGTTGTTTTTGAACTCATAGATAGCTGTAAACGAACCAGCTACACATAGCACTAACCAAACAGGAACAAATATTGCAGATGCTATATTTGTTGGTAACAGAGTGTAGCCACTAGTTAAGAAAAATACCCAATGTAAAATTAGCAACCCTAAAATTACATAAGAAATATTTCTAGGTGATTTTGCGACGATGACCACTCCCTTTCACTCTATCCCTTTTCCGCAAGACAGGAAGCTTACTTTTATTCCGCATAAACGCTTCGTTAATTGCAAAAGCATTCACATAAAAACAATCGTTTTTTGGGGTATTTAAAAACTAATGTAATGCCAACTAATAATAAAAAAAACGCCCCTGCCAGTACGATATATCCAGAAAATATTGTGATCTTTCCTGTCTTAGATATCTTTTTCAACCATCCAAATTTTTCAAGGTTTACTTTCAAGATGCTATAACTCCCCAGCAGCAATTATAAATAAAGCCATAAATGGGTGAACCATGAAAACACCTCCTAGCATTACTACACTTACTCAATTAAATGGCATTATTCTTTAGGAGAGCGCATTCCCTGTTATTCCAGAATTGCGCTTCGATAATTGATTACAGAAGATCCTGTTTCTTAAAATAAAGTAAACCAAATCATTTGCAAAACATCCCTCGTAAATAAGTAAATAAAGGTCACAATCATCGCTGCAGGGAATGTAATAAGAATAAGCTTTCCGATGGATAACGACTCATATATCTCCACCAATCGGTTAAGAACAGAATTATAATTTAGCTTGTTCATAAGTACCTCCCTTTATTATGAGTATGACAAGCGTTATCCTTATTCAAGATAAGCTCTCTTTAACTTAATAAAATATCGATACCCACAAATAAGGAAAAACCAGACGTAAGAAAAGCAATAATAGCTGTGGGTTTTCTTTTCTCTCTACATTCACCGAATCCCAAGACTAAAAACATTGCTCCTAAAAGTAGTTGCGTAAACAAAGCGTTATGTTCTCCAGTCATTAAGTTGTAACTTGAGACAGCAGCCAAGACAGCAGCCACTAAAATTCCTAAAATAGCCATGGTTGTTTTCATTATCAGCAAGTAACCCCTTCTAAAATATTGACATTTCCAACTTCCGCATAAGCGCCTCGTTTGCGGTAGAGTGACACCTGCAACCGAAAGGCTGATTAAAAGTATCTTATTCAACGCCATTTTCCAAAATCGAAAAAGTGCGTTCATTGCAATTAATCTCGGCCATCGCACCATACGGCAAAATAAACTTTGGTTCGGTATGGCCGAAATTCAAGTTGTAAAGAATCGGTAAATCGAGCAGATCATTTTCTCTCATGACTTGTTGAATGACTTCTTTATATTCATTGTAATAATGCTCATCTTGCGGTTTGCCGAAGATCATCCCATTGGCACTTTTCAAAATGCCTTGCGCAGCATAATTTCGCAACCAGCGTTTGATCATTTCCGGTTCTGTTTTTTCTTCAGATGTCTCAAAGAAAAGGATACTGTCTTCCCAATGTTTGCTATCCGGCCAGATTTCCGTTCCTTTAGCGAACTCCAGTACTTCTATACAACCTCCGATCAAACGCCCGTGTGCAACACCTGATCCTTGGAGTACTTCATATCCCGAATTCGACTGCATCTTACGTCGTTGATGCTTATTCGCTTCATCCCATTCCAGAAACTCACTCGTCCATTTTTTAGCAGGTTGAATATTACCAATCATCTCGCCCGAAAAAAGCGTTCTCTGGATCATTTCCACCGTATAATTATCCATTTCCACGTTTTCAGCAAAGTCGGTTAAAATCGCCGGACCATAGAAAGAGGAAATGCCTGCTTTATAGCAAAACAAATGGGGCATCGTTACATCGGAATAGCCTATAAATATTTTCGGATTCTCGCTAATCACCTCAAAATCAATATATGGCAGTAAACGTATGCTATCATCACCACCGATATTGGTAATAATCCCCTTAATTGTCTGATCCTTAAAAGCTGCCATTAAATCCTCTGCACGTGACTGCGGGTTTTTATAAACGTAATCAGAGCCTTTTAAGCTATTCGGCATAGGAACAACCTGTAGACCAAAAACATCTTCTAATCTTTTTACACCCTGATTATAGCGCCATCTGATATTTGAATCACCGGCCGCTCCCGAAGAAGGGCTTACTGTCGCAATTTTATCCCCTGATCTCAATTTTTCTGGTTTTATTAACAACTGAAAAACACCTTTCTGACATAACTTAATGCTTATTTTTAATCAATTAAATGGCCTGACTCCTGCATACTTTTATTCCATTAAAGCGCTCTTTAATTGAAGAATACATGACTGGTGGAACTGGCTTTATCATCAGACAAATTGCCTTGTATTCCTCTGTCCCTATCATTATTTGTCCCCCCAATTTAAAGGGGATTTGAACGGTCGTAAAATTCTTAAAATCATTTCCATATGCTTTTTTTGTATAAAATGTTCTTTGGATTTATAACAATTAGTATCAACGCGAGGGCAAAATAAGAAAGCATAACGTATACTAAAATGTCTAATAAATCCCCTCTAATTATCACAAGAGAAAAATTAAATATCCGGTGCGTAACAATCGGTACCACTAGGTTTTTATTTAAGTTGTAAAACAAAGTCACAATAATAGAGAAAGATATAATCCCAATCATAAAAAGTACGCTATACTTGATTAAATCCACACCCGTATAACCCGAGGCAAACCATAATGGAGTGTGCCAAAACCCCCATAAAACACCTACTATCAGAGCCGATATCAATGGAGAATACTTCTTTTGAAGTTCATTTAAGGCATATCCCCTCCAACCTAACTCTTCACCTAAAGGCCCCCTCACTAATTGATCTAAAAATGCTAGAGATAGGATTCCAAGACCTGAAAATGATATTGCTAAACCTTGAGTATCAGTTGTATTTGATAGCAAGAATATGGTTACGCCGATGATTATAACTTGGATAATGGTGCTAAGAACAGAGAGCCTAATCCTTGGAGCAAATTGCTGTTTTACAAAATCCTTCAACCTTAATCCCGGATAGATCCTTTTAAATAAAATAATAAATGCGAATGTTGATGACCATGCGGCAATGATTTGTAAAATATTTGTTATGCTCTCTGGCCCACTAACACAATGCTAACACCGATAATCAGAAATAGCACAATAAATATTACATAAGTTAAAACAACAAAACTGATCAATGATCTTTTTAGTGTTGTTTTCTTTCCTATACTGACCTACCCCTTAGATAAATTGTTAGCTTGTATATTAATATTCGATCTCAAAATACTAAAGACAGTTTACCACTTTTAACCATCACCCCCAAACGAAAGCCCTTTTTCCGCAAATGCGCCTCGATTCTTGAACTAAGATAATGTTTATCCACCCGGTGATTAACTAACCTCCTTGGAGTTCCAGCTTCTTCACGACACTGTCTGGTCCATTAAAAAAAGAAGAACCAGATTGAACTGCTTCACGCCTCTTAAGACAGGCACAACTCTTCTTCCATTTTTGCGTGGAAGATTGGTCGATACCTTATTAGCGCACAATATCTTCGTTATGCGCAACAACTCTTTTATTTTTATTCAGCAAATTGCCCGATTGTTGAAGTGCTCATAGCGTATTATTTATCCTAAAATTTTTAAGCATATATGATATTAATCGCACTTTTCTATCTAATAGATGATGCATATTCAAATCTAACATAACCAATTTCAGAAGCATTTTTCATTAATTCGAGATTTAACCAAGAGGCTAGTTTATGAAACTCCACCTCATTATTAAAGGGGAACTTACTGTAATGTTTACTGTTTAAATCTTCTTCTGTTACGTTTGATAATGTCTTTTCCCATCTTTCTATCAGAGAGTTGATAGCTGACTTGACTGATTCTACATTTTTATTAACATTTATATCCTCTTTGGTTAGAGTGCCATCACCAAAAGAGTGATTAAATACCATTTCCCACCAAAATGTTATATGCCATAATGTCCAAGCAATACTTGGTGTACCAATATCATAAGCTTCGGATTCGGGTAAGTCAGCATACCAATTTCCATCTACTTCTTGAATATATAGTCCACTATTAGGAGAACGCCACATATATTCATCCTGACTTAATGATGAAAGATGGTATTCGAGAAGTTGTCTAGAAATACTAAATTGAAATTTAATATTATCTATTAATGCTGTATTACTTTTAGTCATGATAATATATCCCTTCTAATCTAATTAAAATTACAATTAGTGCTATATTTACATAATCATACTATATCATTACCCTTTTCAAATAGATAAGCTTGAAGCAGATTACGTTGTTTCACTAAATGGCCCGATTCAAAAATACTTGCTATAAAAATCATGTCTTAATTTCCCACTGAGATGAGCATAAATCCTTGTTGTCTCACTCTTTTCATGACCAAGAAGGCTTTGAATTCCTGAACTGACGTCTCTTGAATTCTTTTGTGTCTTACAATCACCATTGCAACCAACCAAGTTGAATGAGCAAAGGGATTATAAAAGCATGCCAAAACAAAGATATTTAACATAATGATTTCCGGAATTTGAACTGCACCAGTCGCATCAACGTCTCTTTGTGCTAAAAAAATCGATCCTGCTGCAAATAAGGCTAACCAAAAACCACTTACGATCCACCAAGCAATCCAAGCAAATTTCACCAAACTCACCTCTTTATGAACAGCGTTTCCTTGTTCCGTTAAATGGCCTTTTTCTGGTACATCTTTATTCCGCAAAAGCGCCTCGTTAATTGAATGATTATTCACTAAATTCAATGGTTTTTGCTGTGCGTTCCGAAGCAAACTTACCCATTATTTCTTCAACGAGATATAAAGCCATGTTAATTCCTGACGATACACCACCGGAAGTAATCAAATTCCCATCTTGAATCAATTTAGATTTAGAGCTAGTTTCTACAATGATTTCAGGGTATTTTTCTTGAAATTTATTTAATGCTAAATGGTGAGTTGTTGCTTTTCTGCCGTTAAGTAATCCAGTCTCACCTAAAATAAATGATCCAGTGCAAACTGAACATATGTATTCAATATCTTTATTTTTAGTGAGCCAATGTTTCACTTTTTGGTTTTTAACCATTGAAATAACAGCCCTTAATGGTCCGCCTGGAATAATGATGATATCCATTTTAGGACTGCTATCAATACTAAACTGTGGTTCAACTCTAATACCTGAGTGGGTCTTTATTTGCTCACCTGTCTCAGCAATGGTAGATACTTCAAAGGGCATGTTAGTTGGTAATTGTTTTTTATACAAAGAAATATACTGTTCTACTTTTGTTTTTGCAGTGAGTGATAAAACCTCAGCTGGACCAGCAAAATCTAAAATGTCTACAAAATCGTATAATAGTATCCCTACATTTTTCTTTTTCACGGAGAAAAGTCTCCCCTCTTATTCCGGATAGGCGCTCGATAATGGAACATCAATTACGATGAAATTATTTGAACCTTTCACTCCACCACACCAAAAGTGCGAAGCAAAAAACCCGAAGGTTATCAGTATCCTCGATTTGATTTTTTTCCTTCCTTTTAAGTTATAAAGAAGCACCTATATTCTCTGCCTCTTCCAAAAGTGCTTTTTGGTGATCTTCAGGGAGAATATCGTCATCTTCAAATTCACCCAAAGTGTTATATAGTAAATGAACGTGTGTATCCTGAACATCTATATAATTTGAAATGCCCACATTTAAATGGTGTTCCATCATTTTGTTGTACCCTCTTTTATCATATTTATGTTTTGGATGACCGCTAAGTCCAATCCAACGTATCTTATCAACTACAGGTCCTGCATTACCTCCATAAGCGATGCCGAAATTAAAGATTCGATCTATATAACCTTTCATGATTGCTGGTAAACTATACCACCAAATAGGAAAAATGAATATTAAAGCGTGACTCTCTTTCACTTTAACGATTTCTTGCATGACTACCAGAGTAAACTTTATTTGGGTTCTCAAAGTCAGGCTCATCTTCAGGGAATAAGATAGGGTTAAATCTCTCTTGATACAGATCGAAAACCTCGAACTCGTGGCCAGAC
The Salicibibacter kimchii DNA segment above includes these coding regions:
- a CDS encoding S66 family peptidase: MLIKPEKLRSGDKIATVSPSSGAAGDSNIRWRYNQGVKRLEDVFGLQVVPMPNSLKGSDYVYKNPQSRAEDLMAAFKDQTIKGIITNIGGDDSIRLLPYIDFEVISENPKIFIGYSDVTMPHLFCYKAGISSFYGPAILTDFAENVEMDNYTVEMIQRTLFSGEMIGNIQPAKKWTSEFLEWDEANKHQRRKMQSNSGYEVLQGSGVAHGRLIGGCIEVLEFAKGTEIWPDSKHWEDSILFFETSEEKTEPEMIKRWLRNYAAQGILKSANGMIFGKPQDEHYYNEYKEVIQQVMRENDLLDLPILYNLNFGHTEPKFILPYGAMAEINCNERTFSILENGVE
- a CDS encoding DinB family protein, which codes for MTKSNTALIDNIKFQFSISRQLLEYHLSSLSQDEYMWRSPNSGLYIQEVDGNWYADLPESEAYDIGTPSIAWTLWHITFWWEMVFNHSFGDGTLTKEDINVNKNVESVKSAINSLIERWEKTLSNVTEEDLNSKHYSKFPFNNEVEFHKLASWLNLELMKNASEIGYVRFEYASSIR
- a CDS encoding DJ-1/PfpI family protein — translated: MKKKNVGILLYDFVDILDFAGPAEVLSLTAKTKVEQYISLYKKQLPTNMPFEVSTIAETGEQIKTHSGIRVEPQFSIDSSPKMDIIIIPGGPLRAVISMVKNQKVKHWLTKNKDIEYICSVCTGSFILGETGLLNGRKATTHHLALNKFQEKYPEIIVETSSKSKLIQDGNLITSGGVSSGINMALYLVEEIMGKFASERTAKTIEFSE
- a CDS encoding NAD(P)H-dependent oxidoreductase, which encodes MQEIVKVKESHALIFIFPIWWYSLPAIMKGYIDRIFNFGIAYGGNAGPVVDKIRWIGLSGHPKHKYDKRGYNKMMEHHLNVGISNYIDVQDTHVHLLYNTLGEFEDDDILPEDHQKALLEEAENIGASL
- a CDS encoding YczI family protein; this translates as MKTTMAILGILVAAVLAAVSSYNLMTGEHNALFTQLLLGAMFLVLGFGECREKRKPTAIIAFLTSGFSLFVGIDILLS
- a CDS encoding NAD(P)H-dependent oxidoreductase — its product is MQVKIITAHPREDSLTTSVVENFTKGLKESGHEFEVFDLYQERFNPILFPEDEPDFENPNKVYSGSHARNR
- a CDS encoding CPBP family intramembrane glutamic endopeptidase, with amino-acid sequence MKDFVKQQFAPRIRLSVLSTIIQVIIIGVTIFLLSNTTDTQGLAISFSGLGILSLAFLDQLVRGPLGEELGWRGYALNELQKKYSPLISALIVGVLWGFWHTPLWFASGYTGVDLIKYSVLFMIGIISFSIIVTLFYNLNKNLVVPIVTHRIFNFSLVIIRGDLLDILVYVMLSYFALALILIVINPKNILYKKSIWK